The genomic interval ATCCGGGGACGTAGATCTCGTTCCGCCCCCGGACGACGGCACGCCACACGGCGTCGGCCACCCGCTCGGGCGGCACCGGCCGGGGCCGGGTCCGCGCGTAGGGCGTGCCGCGCCGGTCGAAGAACGGCGTGTCCACCACCCCCGGCACGACGAGGCTCACGCCCACGCCGGTGCCGCGCAGCTCGTACCGCAGGGCGTCGGCGAAGACCGCCACCGCCGCCTTTGACGCCGAGTAGACCGCCTCGCCCCGCACCCCGACGGCCCCCGCCAGCGAACCGACGAGCACCACGCGGCCGGAGCCCGCCTCCACCATGGGGGGGACCACCTGCCGCACCAGCCGCAGCGTGGTCAGCAGATTGACCTCCATCACCTCGTCGAAGGCGCGGCGGGACATCGCGGTGAAGTCACCGGCCCAGCCGACCCCGGCGCACGCCACCAGCAGGTCCAGCCGTCCCACCGCGTCCAGCGCGAACCGGGTCAGCCGCCGCTCGGCGGCCGGCCGGGTGAGATCTTCGGGGAACACCGCGGCGGAGGCCCGCGCGGCGGTCTCGGCCAGACGCCGCGCGTCCCGCCCGTTGAGCACCAGACGCCACCCCTCCGCGGACAGCCTGCGCGCCACGGCGGCGCCGATGCCGGAGGAGGCGCCGGTCACCAGCGCCGTGCCCGGGCGCTGCGCCGCCGCTCCGGGACGCTCCCGTGCGTCGTCGGCGGACACCGCCGGTGTCCGGGTGCCGGAGGCGCCGGCCGTACCGGCGCGGGAGGGTGCGTGGGGCATGGGCTGACCTCGGCTGCTGGGCGGACACCGGAAGCGGCCGGCTGTGACCACTCCCGTCGTCCGGGAGGGGGTGAGCCCGGAGTATCCAGGTCAGGGACGCCCGAAACGCCCGGCGGGCGTTTCGCCGGCGCGCCGGAGGTGACTCGGCGGACGTGCTTCCGTCCTCCCCGGCCGCACACCGGGGCGCCGCCCGCCGGGCCGGCGCCCGCCGGGTGCTGGTGATCAGCGCGAGCATGGGCGCCGGCCACGACACGGTGGCCCGTGAACTCGTCCGCCGCGCCCGCGCGCAGGGCCACGAGGCGGACGCGGTGGACCTGATGCGGCTGCTGCCGTACGGCACGGGCTCCGGGCTGCGCGCCTTCTACCGGACGTCGGTGCGCCACGCGCCCTGGGTGTACGACGGCCTCTACCG from Streptomyces sp. DH-12 carries:
- a CDS encoding SDR family NAD(P)-dependent oxidoreductase is translated as MPHAPSRAGTAGASGTRTPAVSADDARERPGAAAQRPGTALVTGASSGIGAAVARRLSAEGWRLVLNGRDARRLAETAARASAAVFPEDLTRPAAERRLTRFALDAVGRLDLLVACAGVGWAGDFTAMSRRAFDEVMEVNLLTTLRLVRQVVPPMVEAGSGRVVLVGSLAGAVGVRGEAVYSASKAAVAVFADALRYELRGTGVGVSLVVPGVVDTPFFDRRGTPYARTRPRPVPPERVADAVWRAVVRGRNEIYVPGWLRLPARVRGAAPGLYRRLAATFG